Proteins encoded within one genomic window of Chrysemys picta bellii isolate R12L10 chromosome 6, ASM1138683v2, whole genome shotgun sequence:
- the LOC135972304 gene encoding uncharacterized protein LOC135972304: MESQDRKRAPAWTEREVRDLLAIWGDEAVIAELRSSKRNGKVLEKISKAMKDRGHNRDTQQCRVKIKELRQAYHKAREANGRSGAEPQTCRYYAELHAILGGAATTTPTVCYDSLTGETHREDGSGNEEDEDGGTVGSSQQQGSGETGFPNSQDMFVTLDLEPVTPELTQDPQGTQETSAANVSPSQRLMNIRKRKRRTRDDMFTELQMSSHADRAQQNAWRQSMSNMRKAQYEREERWRAESRDEQSKWRAEDDRWRQLADRRQEAMLRLLEHQTDMLERMVELQERQQEQRPPLQPLCNQQPSSPSSIASSPRRPRTQWGGLRPPSHSTPDDRPSIRRLAFNKS; encoded by the exons atggagtcccaggatcgcaaaagagctccagcatggaccgaacgggaggtacgagatctgctcgccatatggggagatgaagcagtgatagctgaactccgtagcagtaaaagaaatggaaaagtattagaaaagatctccaaggccatgaaggaccgaggccataacagggacacacagcagtgccgcgtgaaaattaaggagctacggcaagcttaccacaaagccagagaagcaaacggaaggtctggggcagagccgcaaacttgccgctactacgcggagctgcatgcgatcctagggggtgcagccactactaccccaaccgtgtgctatgactctctcactggagaaacacacagggaagacggttcggggaatgaggaagatgaggatggaggtactgtaggtagctcacagcagcaaggaagcggagaaaccggtttccccaacagccaggatatgtttgtgaccctggacctggaaccagtaacccccgaactcacccaagaccctcagggcacacaggagacctctg ctgcaaatgtttctccttcgcagaggctcatgaacattagaaagagaaaacgtaggacgagggacgatatgttcacggagctgcagatgtcctcccacgctgatagagcacagcagaatgcgtggaggcagtcaatgtcgaacatgagaaaagcccaatatgaacgagaggagaggtggcgggctgaatcgcgggatgaacagagcaagtggcgcgctgaagacgataggtggcgtcagcttgcagacagacggcaagaggcaatgctccgtctgctggagcatcaaactgatatgctcgagcgtatggttgagttgcaggaaaggcagcaggagcagagaccgccgctacagcccttgtgtaaccaacagccctcctccccaagttccatagcctcctcaccaagacgcccaagaacacagtgggggggcctccgtccacccagtcactccaccccagatgatcgcccaagcatcagaaggctggccttcaataagagttaa